Genomic DNA from Chaetodon auriga isolate fChaAug3 chromosome 18, fChaAug3.hap1, whole genome shotgun sequence:
GTTCATTGAGCTTCAGTGTCAATGAGCCTTCGGTTTGCAGAAAACTAAATGTTCCATCTTGCTGTTGCACCACTGAGCTCCAGAAGGCCAAATCTGCCACCTGGACCATCTTATTGACACTGACTCAATCACCATCAAGCAAAATCATACAACCTCTGACCTCATCAGTCTGAGGCTTTGTGTGAAGGCAATAGTATGGTTAAGATCgtgcacacacaacacttcaGCCCAAGAATGAGTCTGCAGGTGTGACAGTAACATTCGTCACCACCCGCCtgcttcctgcctctctgtcagCTCAGTCCTTGGCATCGCCCACTCCATCAGCGTTAATGGCAAACATGGCTTCAGCCTCTGGCAGGCAGGGCGAGTCATAGATTTTACAGATCCTcgtctctcctctgcctttccTCAGGTACAGACTGCAAAGACAAGACCAGTTTTAACAAACTTAGAGTGATGAAACTATGGTGACATCAAGCTGTTGCCATCAAAGCACCTCAGCAGCTGTGATGTGCTGAGATTGATCTGGCTTTTAGTGAACCACCCACTGTCCTCTCCCCTGCAATCAAGCTCTATTAAAAGACACAATTTAAGTATCCAACCATGCTGTAAGGGTGAGTAAAACTACACTGCATGACTAACCGTGTGGTGGAGGCATGAGCGAGAATGTTGCCTCCAATTGGTTTCTTTGGATCTGCAGAAAACATGGCAGCCCCATCCACCTGTGCTACCACCTGGTTGGTTATCACCACGGCAACGCCAAACTGTTGAGACATAAGATTGAGGCAGACAATAATACTCATGTTAGAGACACGTCAGGTTGAACCCCGCTGGGTTGACATCATGTATCTGGGCTGTAGACTCAGTGTGAGTTACATTCGACAGTGACTGGACTGAAGGACAAACGTGAATAGATCTTCACATTACAGGATCTGAGGTACTTTGAGTTTCTGTTCTACTACAGTTGGAGCACTTGATAACGAATCATGATGTCTTAGACTGAAAGTGGCCTCTGAGAGCAGATGTGCACCAAGTTCACGCATACCTCGTCTGCCAGCCGGAGCAGCATGCGGAGGAAGCGTCCCAGGTGTCCCTGTCTGGCCGACAGCTCCCCTCTGCCTGAGTAGTCTGTTCTGTACAGAGCTGTTGCACTGTCCACTATCAGCAGAGCATACCTGACACACggggagagtgtgtgttagcTGCAGGGATACACACTAAGGCCTGGACAATTATCTTAAATATTCATACTAAAATGTCATCATGAATAACTGTTGTCATTTGATGCtgatacaaaaatacacagaaatgagGAGTGGCTAATGCTACAGAAGGAATTCAGTTGTGTGAacattaagcctcatttgaagtcAGCTATCAATTGTCTTGCCAAGCCACCAAACTCCAAttacagaaacagtgattttatcaccataaaacacattcattcaaactcagcagaaaaaaaataaaacaaaccaaaaccttcttggtcTGTCTTTCTATTGTTCTTTCAACAACAATCACCACAAACTCTGGTTTTCTTATttcacaggagaggagagaaagagagagagagagagagagagagagagagatgaagatagacatcagagaagcagagggTCTAACAGTATGTAgagacagaatattttcacatctaactcaggaGTTTTTCTCCAGACATAATGAGCAGACAGATTTACATCTGttggacttcaacagattttccaggttaaaagaaaaaaaaataataaacataatttaaaagtgtatatgaataaaaataagtTTAACCAACTGGTATTTCTGGTGCTGACTAGCGAGGGTAACAACTTTTAATGGACTTGTGGACTtatcacacacagcactgactAGTTTTTGATAACTCGACATTTGCAGTGCAGTACATCTCCACAGTTTATATGTGGTTACACACAACAGCATGTCAAGGACAAATGAATATTCTgtgagaaaaaacatgttgttctgaCTGACCTGGACTCAGCCATCATGGCAGAGGCTTGGTACAGCAGCTGGGTCTGATGGTCTGTATTGAAGGCTCGGGCATAGGCCACGTTGTCCAGAACATCACTGCCCACCAGCCCGtacctgacagcagagagcgGTCACATTAAATGTGATCTCAAGTGATCCTTCTATATGAGGCgatgcacacagacagcaagCAAACATTtcccacaacaacaaaaacatgttacaaCAGTACAGAATGTTTGCTGAAAGGAACTGCTGAGAGCTCGGGAGGAAATGCGCCGACTCACCTTTCAGCGACAGCGAGGAGCCTCTCTGGTCTGAAGGTTCCTTCTGTGTCGATGTACATGGCTTTACCCTCTCCACCCCCCTGATCAATGGGCAGCTgtggacagaggggacagagaggacagtgcAATCCACTGAGTGTGGGAACAAGccatttttcaattttcagcACTCACGGATAAGCAGAAAGTGTATTGCTAAGTGTACTTTTGCACATTGTTACTGGTGCTTATGAACAAAGACTGATACAAGAGGCAATTTAtaatgcaaaatgcattttatcaaCAGTCTAAACTGGATCACATCACATATTACATCTTCTGGCGACACCCCTGAAGCTCCCCCTGCAGTCAGTCTGGACTCTACCCTCTACCTGACAGGTGACAGCGAGTGTGTGGCACAGCTGGGTCTTCCCCGTCCGAAACTCTCCGAACATCTCTGTGATGGAGCCAGTCTCAATCCCACCTGCAGGAGAAACCACAGGTCAAATGAAAGAAGCTTATTGCCTGTCCTGTCTGTGATTATTGAGCTCATATCAATGATTTGTATCACTTGTATTTAGACATGACCATCATGATTGACCGTCTCAAAACAGGAACCTGGAACACTGCTTGGCCCAGTCTGTGAAGGATGGTGTTTTCCCACATAACTAACTCCTAATGATCAGGGTGACTTTGTGAATGATAAACAAGGTGTACGAACCCTGCAGGAGTTTGTCAAGCTCCTTGGAGCCTGTAGAGACCTGGATGATCTCCGCTCTCCTCTGGTGGAACTCAGTAGCTGTTGTGAAACCCATGGGCACAAGCTTAGCAGCTTCAGtctgagagggaaggaaaaagacatttGCTATAGAACCACTAAATACAGCACATTTTACAGGCCTGACAGAGACGCCTAACAAAGGATAAgaagcagagctgcacagataGACTTGTTGGGTGGACATATCAGCAGATTTAATCACAGATAGATCCGTATCATTGCAGCGTATCTGTTGGCTGATAAGTAACATATAAGCACAGAAATACAGAGTCTCCATAACAGTTTGTCCATCAGAGAGCATCGAGGCCCAGTATGTGTGTCGCTCCAAATTCTGTCTTAACTGAACTGAAGGGTTCCTTATCAAAGTGTttctttgttatgtgttgatATATCATTACCAGATTTTAAAGTCTGTCAAACATTGATATCAGCCTCAAAACTCCAGAATCAATCAGCTTCTAAGAGGTTAAACTGGTTTTCAATAtattctctctgtgtttcagtaaGGTCAACTCACATCTCAGGAGGACATCTGTCCTGCTCATGTTGTACCTACTGACTACCTGCTGTCAGAAAGCATTTTTAAATTCTAACTTCCCAccctgaagacagagagacagtcaaCATATACCACTAACTGTTCCACAGATCATTCATCCATAAACTCCCAGTAAAACATGTTACACTGAATAGTTCCCAGTAGGAATCTATCTCGTTTTGATATCTGTATATTTCTTGTTGTACATGTgttccacagacacacagcaacagttGTGGATTTGTCAAGGCCTTACAAAAAAGTGAACAGAAAGAGAATCATTTGGTGAAATGCGCAGCACAATTTCAAAATGATGGCGTGGACTCTGTAAACCTCAAGAACAATTTGAACTCAGCATTGGATCATGAAGCATGATTCTGCAACTGCACGGCCTTTTTATCAGATCAGAAAACGATTTTCCTGGGTGGTTTTGGAGAAATGACAGCTACATATGTGCTTTCCATTGATAATAGAAAAGAACAACAGGAAGGTGAAAGACTGCATCAGGACAGTCCAGTCAGAAATCATGAATCACTCTGAATGAGCAGACTGCCGTTTCTTACCAGTATTTTGTCAGCTTTGGCCTCACTGATACCCTTGATGTTGAGCAGCTCCTTCTTGGGTGCATAGGCCACAGCCTCGATGGTGTGGAAACCTGCGTCCTCCAGCTTCTTGATGTCACTGGCACTGATTCCACATTGCTGCATGTGGAGACATCCAAAGAGACAGTCAAGTATGAATGCAATGGGAGAGAGAAAACTGCAGTCGTTGTTAGATATAAGGACCAGTCATGCTATTGGCCTTAACCAAGGAATGTGGGTAAATTTCAAGTTGGGTGAGGCCAGGGCAGCCCCCGTGCTCACTTCACACTACACCACACAATGTGCAGCACCTGCAGTTTCACACCCGGAGCCTGTAACACTGCTGGCTTCATGTATCCGTCATATATCTGTCTGTCATTACGCTTAGAGCTGCAAAGTTCACACCATATTCGGCACCTGGTTCATGAGTGGGACCAGTGTCACAGCTGCATGATGGCAGTGAGTTGGAATAAAGAAGCTGTTCTGCTCTCCATCAGACGGCATCAGCTGTGCTCTTCACATCAATCTGATACCAATTCACAATTTGCTATCAATTCACACTGAAGTCGTATTGTTATGACAAAGTTTCCTCATTTGAACGAGTTAGATGTATGTGAAAAGTGATTCAGGTGCTTTTTTACACATGAGAGGGACATGTTAAATTACAAACACATCTACATAATATGAACCAAGGTGAATGTCGTAGTGATAAATAAGAAATTAAATGTGAAGCTGTTGACTCAACCCACTCCCCCATCAAGCAGCTTGGTCCTCAAACAGAAACGGGAGATTACATTTCTCCTTGGTGCAGTATGGTCCGGAGTTTCTAATTAGGAACAAACTGTGCTCAGGATTCATACCTCCAGTCTGCACAGAGGCTGTGGCCCAAagctttcctcctcctccacctccgccTGCACCCGGGTCTCGCTCGCCATAGCCatggtgtgagtgtgaaaacctgatcacacagaggaagagagaggacatCTTTGGCTCAGTGACAGGTGAACGGGAGAGCTGTCATGGAAGAACTGAGTGATACCGTATGTATATTTTATCTAAACGGGCTTTTCTACCTGAATGGAGTGAGTGATGAATGCCTTTATTTGCTTGGTTACGTCCCCTTCCTGTGATGTACCGCTACAGTTAGGTTAACTACTGTATGACAATACCAATACATCGTTATCGTCAATgtacaaagtgtgtgtgtgtgtgcgtgtgtgtatacacacacacatatatataaagtACCGTTAATCAGTTTAAAGTACGCAGTCGTTGCATTAATTTCGCCGcacagctttaaaacacagtttacaAATATAAGCTTTTAGCAACAATCTCAAAAGTTAGCCAAATTAATTAACTAACATGGACAAATTTAGGAAAACATTTGCTAACAATGGAGCTAACGCATTCGATGAAAACAATACAAGAATCCATTAGCTTCTAACCGGTATAACTTTTGTTCTGACGCAGCTTTATTTTAAGTCTCTAGCATTTTAACAGATTTTCTTAAACTGTTAGCTTATTAGCATTAGCGCTGTTTTCGCATCTTTTCTGAGGATTTCAGCCATGGAAGTAACGTCAGCGTTAGTTACCTGCAAGCCAGCTGACAATGTTCAAGATCGAAGACAGTTAAGTGACAAGTTCAATCCAAGTTAATAATGATGTCTTCCTATGTATGCCACTCATATGCTACACAAGCGACTATTTTCCTGATATAGCTGCAGGTTTTACCTCCCCGCTGACTTCTTACTTCCCTCAAACTCGACTGTTTGATAACCAAAGCTCCCGCGCACAACGTAATTAGTCATACAACGCAATGACGTTGTACGTAAGACGCCGCCTCTACCAACTTTTCTGATTGGTCAAACCGATCAAGTAAAGTTAAACTCAATACAGGCACTCGACCGATCTgtccttcaaagtaaaagctcATGAGAGTTCTTTAAAAGGAAGTCTCAAAATGACAGACACGATTTGAAACTGTGTAAAATGGCACAGGTCAGCAACTACTCAttattttgctgttattttatttattatttgttttgaGTATTCGACTATTTTAGTATTTGCTTCattcatattaaaaaaatgttctgtattttcttctgaTATTACGGAAGATTATTTTGGGTACAGGACCAGGACCTGGAATAACCTAATTACataaaccaaaagaaaaacagactttttatgGATAATGGACTTCTTCAATCTGCATACTCTGTCAGTTTATTTCAagtttgatgtttgattttGACAGTACAGTTTTGGGCAATCAGAAAGACAGCCATCTGGATCTTTGCAGTATGACACAAATGATGCTGTTGTATTGTAGTAGTTGTTGTAATAGTAGCAGTAGTAGACTATCAGACTTTTAGGAATGTGGGCTTAGAACAGGTTGTTGGTAtagtctttttcttctttgcttaTTTGGACATCTCCTGTTATCAGTGGTTGATGCAAGTCAAGTAATTGCTATAGTCCAACAAAAATTGAAATGTTGGGAGCATTGATATCAGGCTTTGCTGAAATTACAATTTGCCTACTGCTGATTGAAAcatccctgtggctgctatTCATTgtacaaagagaaaaaatactGGATTCATTGTTGCTTGCAGAAAAGTGAAAGTGTGATGTGTGTCATCTGAGCTACTATGATGGGAAAAACATGGATACTTGAAGTAAGGAAATGTTTATTATATACTTAACTGATTGTTAGTATTTGTTCATTGAAGTGTTACCAAATCTCTAAAAGGAACCGACTGCCGACTGTGTCCATCAGGTGTCAGGTGAGCTGTGTTTTGACAAAGC
This window encodes:
- the rad51 gene encoding DNA repair protein RAD51 homolog 1, producing the protein MAMASETRVQAEVEEEESFGPQPLCRLEQCGISASDIKKLEDAGFHTIEAVAYAPKKELLNIKGISEAKADKILTEAAKLVPMGFTTATEFHQRRAEIIQVSTGSKELDKLLQGGIETGSITEMFGEFRTGKTQLCHTLAVTCQLPIDQGGGEGKAMYIDTEGTFRPERLLAVAERYGLVGSDVLDNVAYARAFNTDHQTQLLYQASAMMAESRYALLIVDSATALYRTDYSGRGELSARQGHLGRFLRMLLRLADEFGVAVVITNQVVAQVDGAAMFSADPKKPIGGNILAHASTTRLYLRKGRGETRICKIYDSPCLPEAEAMFAINADGVGDAKD